The nucleotide window TATTCGGAAAAATCGGACGTAGCGCCCGTGATTGGAGAATTGTGGCGATCGCATTGGCATGTAATTCCACCCCCGCCATACGCCCGAGTGGCGTATCAACAATATCGAGCTGCGTATCATCGGCCATGCCAATCAAAATCAACTTATTGCGGAAAAACTCACCCGATTGAAATTTACTCTGCCAATTATCGGGCAACAATATATCGGCAAGGCTGAAGGTCGGAAACGTGCCACGCCCACCGTAAAAATAAATATCATCGCCTTGCACCGGTGGATAAGCGATTTTAGCGGCGTCCAGCGCCGACTGGGCAAATGACTTAATTTTGTAATCGTCCAACAGCATCCGGTCTACATCCGATTGCTGCCGCCGCCGCGTCAACGCCCGATGACCTAACTGATGAAACGTCGGCCGATTTTGTCCCCCTTCGGTGATAAAGTCAATGCTCCCAAATCGCGTATTTGGTGCGGCCAAAGCACAATGCGGCACAACGAGACGGGAGCGCGATAATGCCCCACCAGCATCACCAGCGATCACCTCGAAGGAGGTCGCCAAAGTCACGCGATCACCATACTGTCTCAGAACTTGGCGAAACAACTGATCACCCGCCCCCAAACCTTGACTCCCACATTGGTCAATTTGAGCCGCGATCTGCCCTGGACCACGGGGCACATCAAACAAAATATCAACCGCCACACCGCGCGCCCCAGCCCCCAAAAGCTGATCAATTACGCGGGCATAATTTGAGCGGTCCAAAGGCCAACCCGATATCTGGGTTAGGGTATTGGCATCAATTCCAACAATCACAATGTCGGCGGGCGGCGCCAATGAACCCCGCACTTGCCAAAATTGCTGCTGCATCTGCCGCTCAACCGGCTGAAGCAGCGGCGGATTCATCCCGACGCCGATCGCACTCAGACTTGCTAAACCGATCGCCCAACCAATTTGGGAACCAGATTGTGCCAAATAGCGCTCCGCCGTTTGGCGCCACCGCTGCAACAACCCCACAGCTGGCGAAGTTGGAGTGATTGTTTCAGTAGGCGGTGGCAAATCAACCGGCATAATAGATCAACGCTCACGGGAAAATAAGAAGCAGATCGCACATACAACGCAATTTTTGGATCGGGATGCTTCACGATTTACTCCAAGCGACCCAGACTAAGTGCACCCTACGCAGTCCAACCCAACAATCCGGACAAACGCCAATCCAGATCAGGCGTAAATTTCATCATATGCGGTATCACTCTGGAATACGCACTTTTTAAAGGTAACCGATGGCACACGGGAAATTATCGTAAAGAAACTGTATGGTTCATTCACTCATACTTGTGACGCGGGCCTATGCAGGTTATGTTCGTCCAATGGTATGTCGTTCGGCATGATGCCATTTATCCAATGGCCATATTGTCAGTTTTCATTGCCATAATTGCTTATATTGAACCAAGCTATTGATTTATCGATCGTTA belongs to Romeriopsis navalis LEGE 11480 and includes:
- a CDS encoding CHASE2 domain-containing protein, whose translation is MPVDLPPPTETITPTSPAVGLLQRWRQTAERYLAQSGSQIGWAIGLASLSAIGVGMNPPLLQPVERQMQQQFWQVRGSLAPPADIVIVGIDANTLTQISGWPLDRSNYARVIDQLLGAGARGVAVDILFDVPRGPGQIAAQIDQCGSQGLGAGDQLFRQVLRQYGDRVTLATSFEVIAGDAGGALSRSRLVVPHCALAAPNTRFGSIDFITEGGQNRPTFHQLGHRALTRRRQQSDVDRMLLDDYKIKSFAQSALDAAKIAYPPVQGDDIYFYGGRGTFPTFSLADILLPDNWQSKFQSGEFFRNKLILIGMADDTQLDIVDTPLGRMAGVELHANAIATILQSRALRPIFPNTWMTAGIVFLAVLAAAAVQSQAKQPRSRFLWALGLSCAWAAAGFLLLSQASLLLPTVLPIGAIASTGAAYFGFDVARDQRNRKQLESSLKDRSRDPVVRDIINQQTDETLKQVLLEGRQQELLGARIGGGRYQTRRASTRITRCPDWRRALSDYPNSWDGWVW